From one Microlunatus sp. Gsoil 973 genomic stretch:
- a CDS encoding serine/threonine-protein kinase, protein MEFSEALGASYRLGKRVGRGASGEVWQATDLRTGETVAAKILRAEHASDPALVERFIRERSILIGLRHPNIVAVRDLVVEGDRLAIVMDYIGGGSLRDILDRRSTLSPRAAVDTTAAVFRALAAAHEKQVLHRDIKPDNVLLLPEWLVGNPDACKVTDFGIARMITDRPRVSTGLLGTPEYMAPELISTGDAGMPADVYATGVLLYELLAGRTPFAGPGTDFTIAYRHVSVEVPNLDLPDQLSALLLRLLDKRPQNRPSAADAAATLTAMRPRLDGVPALEPASAPEDFVQTERRPPRSGASGRPRG, encoded by the coding sequence ATGGAATTCAGCGAGGCCCTCGGAGCTTCCTACCGGCTCGGAAAACGGGTGGGCAGGGGAGCCTCCGGTGAGGTCTGGCAGGCGACCGACCTTCGTACCGGCGAAACGGTCGCGGCCAAGATCTTGCGGGCCGAGCACGCCTCCGATCCGGCGCTGGTCGAGCGGTTCATCCGCGAACGCTCCATCCTGATCGGCCTGCGCCATCCCAACATCGTCGCGGTCCGTGACCTGGTGGTCGAGGGCGACCGGCTGGCGATCGTGATGGACTACATCGGCGGCGGTTCGCTCCGCGACATCCTGGACCGGCGGTCCACCCTGTCGCCGCGGGCAGCCGTCGACACGACAGCTGCGGTGTTCCGAGCGCTGGCGGCCGCGCACGAGAAGCAGGTGCTGCACCGCGACATCAAACCGGACAATGTGCTGCTGCTCCCGGAATGGCTGGTCGGGAATCCGGACGCCTGCAAGGTCACCGACTTCGGCATCGCCAGGATGATCACCGACCGGCCCAGGGTCTCCACGGGATTACTCGGAACGCCGGAGTACATGGCGCCGGAGTTGATCAGCACCGGCGACGCCGGGATGCCCGCCGACGTGTACGCAACCGGGGTCCTGCTTTACGAACTGCTCGCCGGCAGAACGCCGTTCGCCGGGCCGGGAACCGACTTCACCATCGCCTATCGGCACGTGTCGGTGGAGGTGCCCAACCTCGACCTGCCCGATCAGCTCTCCGCACTGCTGCTCCGGCTTTTGGACAAGCGACCGCAGAACCGGCCGTCGGCCGCCGACGCCGCCGCCACGCTGACCGCGATGCGTCCCCGGCTGGACGGCGTACCCGCGCTGGAACCCGCTTCCGCGCCGGAGGACTTCGTCCAGACCGAACGGCGGCCACCGCGGTCCGGGGCCTCCGGCAGGCCCCGAGGATGA
- a CDS encoding RidA family protein, translating into MLVHQKAADGNLKLERGLGDHLPHWATESEIAIDDWHWLTQLNQARAVRFGIEHFRSLAPTNTGAVVWQLNDNWPVISWAAVDYAGIRKPLWYALKAVFADRLLTIQPRTDEQGNRVPTLIAHNDSAEPWSGELVITRRSTADGSPVLAEQRLDLHVAARSTLNIALDADVITATTPGTEFLQARTGDATTYHYFVEDTALVLLPAADAYRTDVIADTDSYRVTVTANALVKDLAIFPDRLDPAARADSGLITLVAGQSHTFTITGTGSLDHHQLAARPVLRSVNDTVASAIEPINPGGAAVPGIPLTPGIKAGDFVYVSGQVATDAQGAVIIGDFEAEVNGAIDNVIKVVEAAGGSVDQIVKINAFLANGASFAAFNEIYAKAARRRAAGPHHRGHRLRQPGRAGGAGGDRLPRLITHRG; encoded by the coding sequence ATGTTGGTGCACCAGAAGGCAGCCGACGGCAACCTGAAGCTGGAACGCGGCCTCGGTGATCACCTCCCGCACTGGGCGACCGAATCCGAGATCGCGATCGACGACTGGCACTGGCTGACACAGCTCAACCAGGCCCGCGCCGTACGCTTCGGGATCGAGCATTTCCGCAGCCTCGCGCCGACCAACACCGGGGCGGTCGTCTGGCAGCTCAACGACAACTGGCCAGTGATCAGCTGGGCGGCCGTCGACTATGCCGGGATCCGCAAACCGCTCTGGTACGCACTCAAGGCGGTGTTCGCCGACCGGCTGCTGACCATCCAACCCCGCACCGACGAGCAGGGCAACCGGGTGCCGACGCTGATCGCGCACAACGACTCCGCCGAGCCGTGGTCGGGTGAGCTGGTGATCACCCGACGCTCCACGGCGGACGGCAGTCCGGTGCTCGCCGAGCAGCGACTGGATCTGCACGTCGCCGCCCGGTCGACGTTGAACATCGCTCTGGACGCCGACGTGATCACTGCGACGACGCCCGGCACCGAGTTCCTGCAGGCCCGCACCGGCGACGCGACGACGTACCACTACTTCGTCGAGGACACCGCGCTGGTCCTGCTGCCGGCCGCCGACGCGTACCGGACCGACGTCATCGCCGACACCGACAGCTACCGGGTGACCGTCACCGCCAACGCACTGGTCAAGGATTTGGCGATCTTCCCCGACCGGCTCGACCCGGCAGCCCGGGCTGATAGCGGACTGATCACCCTGGTCGCCGGTCAGAGCCACACCTTCACCATCACCGGCACGGGATCCCTGGATCACCACCAGTTGGCCGCCCGACCGGTTCTGCGGTCGGTGAACGATACGGTGGCGTCAGCGATCGAACCCATCAATCCTGGCGGCGCTGCCGTCCCCGGGATCCCGCTGACCCCCGGCATCAAGGCCGGCGACTTCGTCTACGTGTCCGGGCAGGTGGCCACCGACGCTCAGGGAGCGGTGATCATCGGAGATTTCGAGGCCGAAGTCAACGGCGCGATCGACAACGTGATCAAGGTCGTCGAGGCGGCCGGTGGCAGCGTCGACCAGATCGTCAAGATCAACGCCTTCTTGGCCAACGGCGCGTCCTTCGCGGCGTTCAACGAGATCTACGCGAAAGCGGCTCGGCGCCGTGCCGCCGGCCCGCACCACCGTGGTCACCGGCTTCGGCAACCCGGACGTGCGGGTGGAGCTGGAGGCGATCGCCTACCTCGGCTGATCACCCACCGCGGGTGA
- a CDS encoding YafY family protein has translation MRSQRLLSMLLLLQLRQRMTARQLADELGVSERTVLRDVLTLAEADIPVFSEQGRHGGIVLLPGSHLDVNRLTPSEVEALRLIGLDRHQAAQLGIDQTTTQRKLRTRPTPTGQTIPLSELVMIDNRGWFEDEPGGADPASLAADLQFGRRLRIGYRRSSQASPRSLTVDPYGLLSRAGRWYLVADHRGHPRLFALERLARWTVGDQPRRLRAGVDLGSVACRLMEDLERSGSVMITALLDADRVDLARRVLGSRLRSTTRIDDHQARITIAYEQLEAVRQLLQFADHLVIIDPPEAAERLKELALATAGRYR, from the coding sequence ATGCGGTCCCAGCGACTGCTGTCGATGTTGTTGCTGCTGCAGCTTCGACAGCGGATGACGGCCAGACAGCTGGCCGACGAACTCGGCGTGTCCGAGCGAACCGTACTGCGCGACGTGCTGACGCTCGCCGAGGCCGACATCCCGGTGTTCTCCGAACAGGGCCGCCACGGCGGGATCGTGCTGCTCCCGGGTTCCCACCTCGACGTCAACCGGCTTACACCGTCGGAGGTGGAGGCGCTGCGGCTGATCGGTCTCGACCGGCACCAGGCCGCTCAGCTCGGCATCGACCAGACCACGACGCAGCGCAAACTCCGCACCCGTCCGACACCGACCGGACAAACCATTCCGCTCTCGGAACTGGTGATGATCGACAACCGCGGCTGGTTCGAGGACGAGCCGGGAGGAGCCGATCCAGCCTCGCTGGCGGCTGACCTGCAGTTCGGACGCCGGTTGCGGATCGGCTATCGGCGCAGTTCCCAGGCCTCACCGCGCTCGCTGACCGTCGACCCGTACGGCCTGCTCTCCCGCGCCGGCCGCTGGTACCTGGTCGCCGACCACCGCGGCCACCCGCGCCTCTTCGCCCTGGAGCGACTTGCCCGATGGACGGTCGGCGACCAGCCTCGTCGGCTGCGCGCCGGAGTTGATCTCGGCTCGGTCGCCTGCCGGCTGATGGAAGACCTGGAACGAAGCGGCTCGGTCATGATCACTGCACTGCTGGACGCCGACCGTGTCGACCTGGCCCGGCGTGTCCTGGGCAGCAGGCTCCGCTCGACCACTCGGATTGATGATCATCAGGCCAGGATCACCATCGCCTACGAACAGTTGGAGGCCGTACGCCAGCTGCTGCAGTTCGCCGACCATCTGGTGATCATCGATCCACCGGAGGCTGCTGAACGGCTGAAGGAACTCGCGCTGGCCACCGCAGGGCGCTACCGATGA
- a CDS encoding VOC family protein, translating to MTTPNLFLIYVTDVERSTRFYSELFGMAPTMVTPRYIPYEVSPGVLFALWSGRADQITDAPRTSEVGLMLPGGGAKVDKLFADWSAKGATVYQEPYDDVFGRTFVVSDPDGNLIRVSPTD from the coding sequence ATGACAACACCGAACCTGTTCCTGATCTACGTCACCGACGTCGAACGGTCCACCCGCTTCTACAGCGAGCTGTTCGGGATGGCGCCGACGATGGTGACCCCGCGCTACATCCCGTACGAGGTGTCCCCCGGTGTGCTCTTCGCGCTCTGGTCCGGGCGTGCCGACCAGATCACCGATGCGCCGCGCACCAGTGAAGTCGGTCTGATGCTGCCCGGCGGGGGAGCGAAGGTCGACAAGCTGTTCGCCGACTGGTCGGCCAAGGGCGCGACCGTCTACCAGGAGCCGTACGACGACGTCTTCGGGCGCACCTTCGTTGTCAGCGATCCGGACGGCAACCTGATCAGGGTGTCCCCGACGGACTGA
- a CDS encoding APC family permease: protein MTSEAPTTLRRSLGLRDLIVYGLLFIGPTAPMGTFGVLDARSHGATALVFVIATIAMAFTAWSYARMALAVPRAGSVFAYAQAGLGRFPAFLAGWMLGLDYLFIPALAALFTGIAANSLVPGVPVWIFTVAGVLLITGLNIAGVKVAAAVGMVMLAIEMLLLVIFVVGAIIVLAREGPARPVLSPLVGFNGFDLAGALGAVSVAVLAFLGFDAIASFAEENTGSPRQVGRALLFCLSLAGLLFVVQTYFAGLLIRTTPETLTAHPDQQGTAFYDMLRQAIGGWFGQIVTAVRTIGPIFSALVAQAAVSRLMYGMARDGRLPAVLGRLGQRSHTPRNAILLSAVVTVVIALLAALRDDGLDVLSSLVTVGALVAFVFLHASVVGYYVIGKRTPEPVRHVVLPAIGVLIVVIALVLASRPR, encoded by the coding sequence ATGACATCTGAGGCACCCACCACCCTGCGGCGGTCGCTGGGACTGCGCGACCTGATTGTCTACGGCCTGCTGTTCATCGGCCCGACCGCACCGATGGGCACCTTCGGGGTCCTGGACGCACGCAGTCACGGAGCCACGGCGCTGGTCTTCGTGATCGCCACGATCGCCATGGCCTTCACGGCCTGGTCCTATGCCAGGATGGCGCTGGCCGTGCCGCGGGCCGGTTCGGTGTTCGCCTACGCCCAGGCCGGGCTTGGCCGGTTCCCGGCCTTCCTGGCCGGCTGGATGCTCGGCCTGGACTATCTGTTCATCCCCGCGCTGGCAGCGCTCTTCACCGGAATCGCCGCCAACTCGCTGGTCCCTGGTGTGCCGGTCTGGATCTTCACGGTGGCCGGGGTGCTGTTGATCACCGGGCTGAACATTGCCGGCGTCAAGGTCGCGGCGGCCGTCGGTATGGTGATGCTGGCCATCGAAATGCTGCTGCTGGTGATCTTCGTCGTCGGCGCGATCATCGTATTGGCCCGCGAGGGCCCGGCCCGGCCGGTACTCTCCCCGCTGGTCGGCTTCAACGGATTTGATCTTGCCGGTGCGCTCGGAGCCGTCTCGGTCGCCGTGCTGGCGTTCCTCGGCTTCGACGCGATCGCCAGTTTCGCCGAGGAGAACACCGGTTCACCGCGACAGGTCGGCCGAGCACTGCTCTTCTGCCTGTCGCTGGCCGGGCTGCTGTTCGTCGTCCAGACCTATTTCGCCGGGCTGCTGATCCGGACGACGCCGGAGACGTTGACGGCGCATCCGGACCAGCAGGGAACCGCCTTCTACGACATGCTCCGGCAGGCAATAGGCGGCTGGTTCGGGCAGATCGTCACCGCGGTCCGCACCATCGGCCCGATCTTCTCGGCGTTGGTGGCTCAGGCGGCGGTGAGCCGGCTGATGTACGGCATGGCTCGGGACGGGCGGCTTCCCGCGGTCCTCGGTCGGCTTGGTCAGCGCAGCCACACGCCGCGCAACGCCATCCTGCTGTCGGCGGTGGTCACCGTGGTCATCGCCCTGCTTGCGGCATTGCGCGACGACGGCCTGGACGTGCTGTCCTCCCTGGTCACCGTCGGAGCCCTGGTGGCGTTCGTGTTCCTGCACGCCTCGGTGGTCGGCTACTACGTGATCGGAAAGCGGACACCGGAACCCGTACGGCACGTGGTGCTTCCGGCCATCGGCGTTCTGATCGTGGTGATCGCTCTGGTCCTGGCGAGCCGCCCGCGTTGA
- a CDS encoding LCP family protein yields MLLYVPPGGEPALISVPRDSYVPIPGHGSNKINASYSIGGPKLLTRTIERNTGLRIDQYTEVGFAGFVNVIDAVGGIHVCLKHPIKDHDSHLNLKKGCQTLEGRDALGYVRMRKADPLGDLGRVQRQRKVVGAMAKEAASPASIINPVRYWKLANAGTDSLVVGDNATMFSAMRMVIALGKVSSGDGLTLTVPIADANANTPAGSSVLWDNAKAKKMFDDIARGDTSGLKKFAK; encoded by the coding sequence ATGTTGCTCTACGTGCCGCCGGGCGGTGAGCCCGCTCTGATCTCGGTCCCCCGGGACTCCTACGTCCCGATCCCCGGGCACGGGTCCAACAAGATCAACGCGTCGTACTCGATCGGCGGTCCCAAACTGCTGACCAGGACCATCGAACGCAACACCGGGCTGCGGATCGACCAGTACACCGAGGTCGGTTTCGCCGGCTTCGTCAACGTCATCGACGCGGTCGGCGGCATCCATGTCTGCCTCAAGCATCCGATCAAGGACCATGACTCCCACCTCAATCTCAAGAAGGGGTGCCAGACCCTGGAGGGCAGGGACGCGCTGGGCTACGTACGGATGCGGAAGGCCGATCCACTAGGTGATCTCGGCCGCGTGCAACGGCAGCGGAAGGTGGTCGGTGCGATGGCCAAGGAGGCTGCGTCGCCGGCGTCGATCATCAACCCGGTGCGCTACTGGAAGCTGGCCAACGCGGGCACCGATTCGCTGGTCGTCGGCGACAACGCCACGATGTTCTCCGCGATGCGGATGGTGATCGCCCTGGGCAAGGTGTCGAGCGGCGACGGACTGACGCTCACCGTGCCGATCGCCGACGCCAACGCCAACACCCCGGCCGGATCGTCGGTGCTCTGGGACAATGCCAAAGCCAAGAAGATGTTCGACGACATCGCCAGGGGCGACACCAGCGGCCTGAAGAAGTTCGCGAAGTAG
- a CDS encoding LCP family protein, which produces MTATMLPPHARSAGQNPLQVKSQRIKLRRGLTFLFMTLVLPGSAQMAAGNKRIGRFALRSWAVLIGAIVAVGVMALVWRGGFITLMSSQVPLRILQGVLMLAGICWALLMIDAWRISRPPELARRHRLGFATLSGALVFVVTGAMFASASIVSDQRDFMGAVFSGGGDKVAKAGRINILLLGGDAGKDRVGLRPDSITVASVDVDSGRTVLFSLPRNLEDAPFPDSSPLHKVFPRGYGCADHSCMLNAVYSYAEAHRALYPGVRNPGAQATKEAVEGATGLKINYYALIDLKGFQKLIDAVGGITIKVNKRLPIGGQVPGQQVKNYIEPGTQHMDGYHALWYARSRHADSDYARMARQKCVMDAMLNQLDPVTVLTKFNRIAAAGKQIVQTDVPPSEINRLINLAEKAKRRPIASVAFVPPLIYPGSADFQLIHQTVQASVTKATDAGAKRAKAEKKAKEQTPTSGGAAKSPAPKKGTGGAADLNQVCTAGSA; this is translated from the coding sequence GTGACCGCAACCATGCTGCCGCCCCATGCCCGTTCAGCCGGGCAGAACCCGTTACAGGTCAAGAGCCAGCGGATCAAGCTCAGGCGTGGCCTGACGTTCTTGTTCATGACCCTGGTGCTGCCGGGATCGGCGCAGATGGCGGCCGGCAACAAGCGCATCGGACGGTTCGCCCTGCGCAGTTGGGCGGTACTGATCGGCGCAATCGTTGCGGTCGGGGTGATGGCGCTGGTCTGGCGCGGCGGCTTCATCACGCTGATGTCCAGCCAGGTGCCGCTGCGGATTCTGCAGGGCGTGTTGATGCTGGCCGGAATCTGCTGGGCCCTGCTGATGATCGATGCCTGGCGGATCAGTCGGCCACCTGAGCTTGCCCGCCGCCACCGGCTCGGCTTCGCCACGCTCAGCGGCGCCCTGGTATTCGTCGTCACCGGAGCGATGTTCGCCAGCGCGTCGATCGTCTCCGATCAACGCGACTTCATGGGCGCGGTCTTCTCCGGTGGCGGGGACAAGGTCGCCAAGGCCGGTCGGATCAACATCCTGTTGCTCGGCGGCGACGCCGGCAAGGACCGGGTCGGGCTGCGACCGGACAGCATCACGGTTGCCAGCGTCGATGTGGACTCCGGCCGTACGGTGTTGTTCAGCCTGCCGCGGAACCTGGAGGACGCACCCTTCCCGGATTCCTCGCCGCTGCACAAAGTCTTCCCGAGGGGCTACGGCTGCGCCGACCACAGCTGCATGCTGAACGCCGTCTACAGCTATGCCGAAGCACACCGGGCCCTGTATCCGGGCGTTCGGAACCCGGGTGCGCAGGCCACCAAGGAGGCGGTCGAGGGCGCCACCGGTCTCAAGATCAACTATTACGCCTTGATCGACCTCAAGGGCTTCCAGAAGTTGATCGATGCGGTCGGTGGGATCACGATCAAGGTCAACAAGCGGCTGCCGATCGGTGGTCAGGTGCCCGGGCAGCAGGTCAAGAACTACATCGAACCCGGGACCCAGCACATGGACGGCTACCACGCGCTGTGGTATGCCCGGTCCCGGCATGCCGATTCTGACTACGCGCGGATGGCCCGCCAGAAATGCGTGATGGACGCCATGCTCAACCAGCTCGATCCGGTGACCGTGTTGACCAAGTTCAACCGGATCGCCGCTGCCGGCAAGCAGATCGTCCAGACCGACGTGCCACCGTCGGAGATCAACCGGCTGATCAATCTGGCGGAGAAGGCGAAGCGCCGGCCGATCGCCAGTGTCGCGTTCGTCCCGCCGCTGATCTACCCGGGCAGCGCGGACTTCCAGCTGATCCACCAGACCGTACAGGCCTCGGTGACCAAGGCGACCGATGCCGGCGCCAAGCGGGCCAAGGCGGAGAAGAAGGCCAAGGAGCAGACCCCGACGTCGGGGGGCGCGGCAAAGTCGCCTGCTCCCAAGAAGGGGAC